A window of the Gossypium hirsutum isolate 1008001.06 chromosome A05, Gossypium_hirsutum_v2.1, whole genome shotgun sequence genome harbors these coding sequences:
- the LOC121229252 gene encoding probable GMP synthase [glutamine-hydrolyzing], whose translation MSGAPRLRSMNVTDSEARPVLGPAGNKAGSLSARKPASKSSKKVEKSSVEVTVVEEKKALPSSTVNSLSPKTHSLSVPSVLRRHERLLHSSLSLNASCSSDASTDSFQSRASTGRLNRCDSLGSRRKPYASKPKSVVSDDSLDLSSNSSHPKKRCAWVTPSTDPSYAAFHDEEWGVPVHDDRKLFELLVLSGSLSELTWSAILSKRHIFREVFIDFDPVAVSKLNEKKLIAHGSVASSLLSELKLRVIVENARQISKVIDEFGSFDQYIWSFVNHKPIVSRFRYPRQVPVKTPKADVISKDLVRRGFRSVGPTVIYSFMQVAGITNDHLTSCFRFQECITAAEAKEENVTKDPTEKKETVNVINTESSVAIDELSFSSE comes from the exons ATGTCTGGTGCTCCAAGATTGAGGTCGATGAATGTGACCGATTCTGAGGCAAGGCCTGTACTAGGACCTGCCGGAAACAAAGCTGGTTCGTTGAGTGCTAGAAAACCAGCTTCAAAGTCTTCGAAGAAGGTTGAAAAGTCTTCCGTTGAGGTGACTGTAGTAGAGGAGAAAAAAGCACTTCCATCATCAACTGTTAATTCTCTTTCTCCAAAAACTCATTCTCTGAGTGTTCCTTCAGTGCTACGCCGCCATGAGCGCCTATTACATTCTAGTTTATCGCTAAATGCCTCATGTTCATCGGATGCTTCCACAGATTCATTTCAAAGTCGAGCATCAACTGGTAGGTTAAATCGTTGCGATAGTTTAGGAAGTAGGAGGAAGCCATATGCATCAAAGCCGAAAAGTGTTGTTTCTGATGACAGTTTGGATTTGTCATCTAATAGTTCACATCCTAAGAAGAGATGCGCATGGGTGACACCAAGTACAG ATCCAAGTTATGCTGCTTTCCATGATGAAGAGTGGGGAGTTCCTGTACATGATGACAG GAAACTGTTTGAGCTGCTTGTACTATCGGGTTCGTTATCTGAACTTACATGGTCTGCTATCCTAAGCAAAAGGCACATATTTAG AGaagtttttatagattttgatccTGTTGCTGTATCAAAATTGAATGAGAAGAAGTTAATAGCACATGGTAGCGTGGCAAGTTCTTTGTTATCAGAACTAAAGCTGCGAGTTATTGTCGAGAATGCACGCCAAATATCTAAG GTTATAGATGAGTTTGGTTCGTTCGACCAGTATATTTGGAGTTTTGTGAACCACAAGCCTATAGTTAGCAGATTCAGATACCCTCGTCAGGTTCCAGTTAAGACCCCAAAAGCAGATGTCATAAGCAAAGATCTCGTAAGAAGAGGTTTCCGAAGCGTGGGGCCGACAGTCATCTACTCTTTCATGCAAGTGGCGGGAATAACAAACGACCATCTCACAAGTTGTTTCAGATTCCAGGAGTGTATAACTGCAGcagaagcaaaagaagaaaatgtAACCAAAGATCCGACTGAAAAGAAAGAAACTGTTAATGTGATCAACACAGAATCGTCCGTAGCTATCGATGAATTGAGTTTCTCCTCCGAATGA